The nucleotide sequence TGACACAATATCCTCCATCCCTTCCAACTTCAGCGACAAGCGGCATCCCCATAGCCTCAATTTCTCTAATATCTCTAATAGCGGTTGAACGAGAGATATTAAATTCGCGCATGATTTCAGAAACGGTAAAGTGGGAGCGGTTGTTGATATACCGCATTATGGTGTTAATCCGTTCAACTTTTTTCATCCGAACTCCTAAACAGTATCATTTTTTGACATAATTTAAGGCTATCATATACCTATCAAGTGAAGACTACAAGTCATTTGATAAATCTAAAAAAGAGGAAGGTTTTGACTATGACAAATTATACCCTCGAAGAAAAAGACAGCTTTATCGTTTTAGGTTTTGGAACTGAGCTTACGAGCGACTACACAGACTCTGCTGGCTTAAACAAGGAAAAGGCCGACTTTTGGCAGGCCTTCAGCCAAGATGGAAGGCTTGATGCTTTAAAAGCTATAGCTATAAATGACTACGTTTTTGCCGTGAACGAAGCCGTAAATAGCAAGATGATGCATTATGCTGGCGTTATGACAGAGGAAGCGGCATCAG is from Bacillus sp. PK3_68 and encodes:
- a CDS encoding GyrI-like domain-containing protein; translation: MTNYTLEEKDSFIVLGFGTELTSDYTDSAGLNKEKADFWQAFSQDGRLDALKAIAINDYVFAVNEAVNSKMMHYAGVMTEEAASEEARVIQFPKGKYLVVKGEGKTAGELENKLTGIAFGQVLPEAKDFAYVGGPNATVEMGQRNGLVFGEMWIPVVGK